A single window of Pseudoduganella plicata DNA harbors:
- a CDS encoding LysR substrate-binding domain-containing protein yields MDWDDARIYLGIYRAGTLRGAAAQLGIDQATAGRRLAALEAALNAKLFLRTPSGYLPTPAGEAAARSALAMEEAALALQREMQGIDNRLAGVVRVATTDTLAVHFVMAAMAALHAQHPEIRIELTVDTAITSLTRREADLAVRTLRPVEPDLVSRHLTRRAGGLFASRAYIERHGVPDVAAGLAGHDLVIFHPSVAPRQSRELGGAPVAGARIVMQVNTGMMLQEAVRAGLGIAELPIHMAGADPRLVRIWPEREHRYDLYLVMHNDLSRSARVRAVADAIVTGVPP; encoded by the coding sequence ATGGACTGGGACGACGCCCGCATATACCTCGGCATCTACCGCGCAGGCACGCTGCGCGGGGCCGCCGCGCAGCTGGGCATCGACCAGGCCACGGCGGGCCGGCGCCTCGCCGCGCTGGAGGCCGCGCTCAATGCAAAGCTGTTCCTGCGCACGCCGTCCGGCTACCTGCCGACACCGGCGGGCGAAGCGGCCGCGCGTTCGGCGCTGGCGATGGAGGAAGCGGCGCTGGCGCTGCAGCGCGAGATGCAGGGAATCGACAACCGCCTCGCCGGCGTCGTGCGCGTGGCCACGACGGACACGCTGGCGGTTCATTTCGTCATGGCCGCGATGGCCGCGCTGCATGCGCAGCACCCGGAAATTCGCATCGAGCTGACGGTCGACACGGCCATCACCAGCCTGACCCGGCGCGAGGCCGACCTGGCCGTGCGCACCTTGCGGCCAGTGGAACCGGATTTGGTGTCGCGCCACCTGACGCGGCGCGCCGGCGGCCTGTTCGCCAGCCGGGCCTATATCGAGCGCCACGGCGTGCCGGACGTCGCGGCAGGCCTGGCGGGACACGATCTCGTCATCTTCCACCCGTCCGTGGCACCGCGCCAGTCGCGCGAACTGGGCGGCGCGCCGGTGGCGGGCGCCCGCATCGTCATGCAGGTCAACACGGGAATGATGTTGCAGGAGGCTGTGCGCGCGGGCCTCGGGATTGCCGAACTGCCGATCCATATGGCCGGCGCGGACCCGCGCCTGGTGCGCATCTGGCCCGAACGGGAACACCGGTACGACCTGTATCTCGTAATGCACAACGACCTGAGTCGCAGCGCGCGTGTGCGGGCGGTGGCCGATGCGATCGTGACGGGCGTACCGCCCTAG
- a CDS encoding MFS transporter, with protein MLLLTLALGFVMAMIDVTAVNTALSDISTDLHVPLAGLVWVVDGYTLTFAALLLSGGALADRVGAKRAYGGGLLVFIAGSALCALAPTGTTLVAARLVQGVGAALFMPASLSLLTQSAPTNAARARMFGIWSAIVSAAATVGPLAGGLLVHGFGWRSIFWLNLPLGLLGVALTRRVVRAPAPAAPRPLALFSHALSALALAALAFGLIEGPVLGWTSLPVGSALSGAVLLGGWAVHRERHGATSMLPRALYGSAAFGAAVAMGFLINFAVFSQLFVISLFLQKAHGAGALETGLRLLPMMAVTGVSNLLSGRVIARHGVRLPLLTGLGGGVVAALLLTGAGDGTPAWLVVAGGTLVFLSIGFAIPAMTATVMQAGGSAHANSAAAALNANRQVGALVGVAVAGTVLHVAPDWHARMALMFGLTAAGFALAWLLVFYHVGRGATVVAPRPVTQ; from the coding sequence ATGCTGCTGCTTACGCTGGCGCTGGGCTTTGTCATGGCGATGATCGACGTGACGGCCGTGAACACGGCGCTGTCCGATATTTCGACCGACCTGCACGTGCCGCTGGCAGGCCTGGTCTGGGTTGTCGATGGCTATACGCTGACGTTTGCCGCGCTGCTGCTGTCCGGCGGCGCGCTGGCCGACCGCGTCGGCGCGAAGCGTGCCTATGGCGGCGGCCTGCTGGTGTTCATCGCCGGGTCGGCCCTGTGCGCACTGGCGCCCACTGGCACGACGCTGGTGGCGGCGCGGCTGGTGCAGGGCGTCGGCGCGGCGCTGTTCATGCCCGCTTCGCTCAGCCTCCTGACGCAATCCGCGCCCACCAACGCCGCGCGGGCACGCATGTTCGGCATCTGGTCCGCCATCGTCAGCGCGGCGGCCACGGTAGGCCCGCTGGCGGGTGGCTTGCTGGTGCACGGTTTCGGCTGGCGCAGCATCTTCTGGCTCAACCTGCCCCTTGGCCTGCTGGGCGTGGCGCTGACGCGGCGCGTCGTGCGCGCGCCGGCGCCGGCCGCGCCGCGGCCGCTGGCGCTGTTCAGCCACGCGTTGTCCGCGCTCGCGCTGGCGGCGCTGGCGTTCGGCCTGATCGAGGGGCCGGTGCTGGGGTGGACGTCGCTGCCGGTCGGGAGCGCGCTGTCCGGCGCGGTGCTGCTGGGCGGCTGGGCCGTGCACCGCGAACGGCATGGCGCCACGTCCATGTTGCCGCGCGCGCTGTACGGCAGCGCCGCGTTCGGGGCGGCCGTGGCGATGGGATTCCTGATCAATTTCGCCGTGTTTTCCCAGCTGTTCGTCATCAGCCTGTTCCTGCAGAAGGCGCATGGCGCGGGCGCACTGGAAACGGGCTTGCGGCTGCTGCCGATGATGGCGGTAACGGGCGTGTCGAACCTGCTGTCGGGACGTGTCATCGCGCGGCACGGCGTGCGCCTGCCGCTGCTGACCGGCCTGGGCGGGGGCGTCGTCGCGGCTTTGCTGCTGACCGGCGCGGGTGACGGGACGCCCGCATGGCTGGTCGTCGCGGGCGGCACGCTGGTGTTCCTGTCGATCGGCTTTGCGATTCCGGCGATGACGGCGACCGTCATGCAGGCGGGTGGCAGTGCGCACGCCAACAGCGCGGCGGCGGCACTGAACGCCAACCGCCAGGTGGGTGCGCTGGTCGGTGTCGCCGTCGCCGGCACGGTGCTGCACGTGGCGCCGGACTGGCATGCGCGGATGGCGCTGATGTTCGGATTGACCGCGGCCGGCTTCGCGCTGGCGTGGCTGCTGGTGTTTTATCACGTGGGGCGCGGCGCCACGGTTGTCGCGCCGCGCCCTGTGACACAATGA
- a CDS encoding FAD-binding oxidoreductase, producing MRRWNGWGDESVAYPLHESALAFLAARIGAGTPFADASFDAACATLVPSRLSSAALPGGVHVATDAPTRLRHALGQSLPDWLRLRHGCIGPAPDGVAFPESGEDVRTLLDWASRHGVSVIPYGGGTSVAGHITAQAGPQPVLTVSTARLCRLLNLDAVAQLATFEAGVSGPDLEAQLRAHGHVLGHYPQSFEYSTLGGWIATRSSGQQSLRYGRIEALFAGGVVETPRGTLDIPAFPASSAGLDLRELVLGSEGRLGIVTQATVRIAPTPAYEAFHAVFFPDWDSGIAAARALAQTRAGLSLLRLSNAAETVTMLALAGHRRLVGLLDRWLRLRGCGEGRCMLLLGASGADGPARAALRTALMVCRQHRGVHVGRKLGEKWRQGRFRNVYLRNAAWQHGYAIDTVETALDWPRVTAAMAALETAAAAALGAHAEAVHAYTHLSHLYPQGASVYSTFVWRLAADFDTDMARWRALKGAVSAAIVAHGGTISHQHGVGIDHAPYLAAEKGEQGIAAIRAVLRHFDPDGLLNPGKMVGDAP from the coding sequence ATGCGCAGGTGGAATGGCTGGGGTGACGAAAGCGTGGCGTATCCGCTGCACGAGAGCGCGCTGGCGTTCCTTGCGGCGCGCATCGGCGCCGGCACGCCGTTCGCGGATGCATCGTTCGACGCGGCCTGCGCGACATTGGTGCCATCCCGGCTGTCATCGGCCGCGCTGCCCGGCGGCGTGCACGTCGCCACCGACGCGCCGACGCGCCTGCGCCACGCGCTCGGCCAGAGCCTGCCGGACTGGCTGCGGCTGCGCCATGGCTGCATCGGCCCGGCACCCGACGGCGTCGCGTTCCCAGAAAGCGGCGAGGACGTGCGGACGCTGCTCGATTGGGCCAGCCGTCATGGCGTGAGCGTCATCCCTTACGGCGGCGGCACCAGCGTGGCGGGACACATTACCGCGCAGGCCGGGCCGCAGCCCGTGCTGACGGTATCAACGGCGCGCCTGTGCCGTTTGCTGAACCTCGACGCCGTGGCACAGCTCGCGACGTTCGAAGCGGGCGTGTCCGGCCCCGACCTGGAGGCGCAGCTGCGCGCGCATGGCCACGTGCTGGGGCACTATCCGCAGTCGTTCGAATACTCCACCCTGGGCGGCTGGATCGCCACCCGTTCTTCCGGGCAGCAGTCGCTGCGCTATGGCCGCATCGAGGCGCTGTTTGCCGGCGGCGTCGTGGAGACACCACGCGGCACGCTGGACATCCCCGCTTTCCCGGCGTCAAGTGCCGGCCTCGATCTGCGCGAACTCGTGCTGGGTTCCGAGGGACGGCTGGGGATTGTTACGCAGGCAACAGTGCGCATCGCGCCGACGCCCGCCTACGAAGCATTTCACGCGGTGTTCTTCCCCGACTGGGACAGCGGCATCGCGGCTGCGCGTGCCCTGGCACAGACGCGCGCAGGCCTCTCGCTGCTGCGGCTCTCCAATGCGGCGGAGACGGTGACGATGCTGGCGCTGGCCGGCCATCGCCGCCTCGTCGGCCTGCTGGACCGGTGGCTGCGCCTGCGCGGCTGCGGCGAGGGCCGCTGCATGCTGCTGCTGGGCGCCAGTGGCGCCGACGGCCCGGCACGGGCCGCGTTGCGGACGGCATTGATGGTCTGCCGCCAGCATCGGGGTGTCCACGTCGGCCGCAAGCTGGGCGAGAAATGGCGCCAGGGACGCTTTCGCAACGTCTACCTGCGCAACGCGGCCTGGCAGCATGGCTACGCGATCGACACGGTGGAGACGGCGCTCGACTGGCCGCGCGTGACCGCGGCGATGGCAGCCCTGGAGACGGCGGCAGCAGCGGCCCTTGGCGCGCATGCCGAGGCGGTGCATGCATACACGCACTTGTCGCATCTGTACCCGCAAGGCGCCAGCGTCTACAGCACGTTTGTCTGGCGCCTGGCGGCCGACTTCGATACGGACATGGCGCGCTGGCGCGCGCTGAAAGGCGCCGTCAGCGCGGCCATCGTGGCGCACGGCGGCACCATCAGCCACCAGCACGGCGTCGGTATCGACCATGCGCCCTACCTGGCTGCGGAAAAGGGCGAGCAGGGCATCGCCGCGATCCGCGCCGTGCTGCGCCACTTCGACCCGGACGGCCTGCTCAATCCCGGCAAGATGGTGGGAGACGCGCCATGA
- a CDS encoding M16 family metallopeptidase yields the protein MKSVPLRLTAVFALFSCALLARGADLPAPDDKLPVSPLVKVGKLPNGLTYYIQKNARPAKKLELRLVVKAGSILEDDDQQGLAHFTEHMAFNGSTHFKRHELIDYLQTNGVKFGRDLNAYTSFDETVYILPIPTDKKQVVEQGFLVLEDWAHGLKFNEADIDSERGIVLEELRLGKGANDRMNKLLYPKLFNGSRYAERLPIGKADVLRTFKPEAIRRFYQDWYRPDLMAVIAVGDIDPQEAERLIKAHFGKLKNPENARPREYPVIPERKDDEGVVVTDREAPADVLYIRYPIEAHAEATTLAGYRADLVEKLYGMMLSQRMMELTQQADPPFIQGGSGRGKVVRGHRSFSATALLGKGGPIPAINALVQESERARQFGFSAAELERAKKGMLRNYERMYSERDKSDSAVFVAEYVRNFLEGEAMPGIENEYAYANRMIPGITLEEVNAAVRKALPADDKKLVILMGTEKETPPPTPAELLAAVETARKTAVSARVEKKYAANLIDKPPVAGSIVAERQLPALGVTELTLSNGIKVMLKPTDFRNDQILMSATRFGGQFLYGDADIPNARYASALAAQMGVLDYPPSDLQKMLAGRSLTVSVAMGDLTENVSGTAGNSDLETLLQMTYARLTAPRRDEALFKSFIGRQRDMARSNWARPEAEYGNAIRVALYGDNPRVPGMPRPQDFDKVDLDRSLQIYRERFGSAKGWTFFFVGSFDPVKLKPLLATWLASLPTPDIPIEMRDRNLRPVRGVVTKEVRRGKESKSAVTVVFTGNAAFSQMEGMRLAAAVEVLNLKLTEVLREKLGLIYGGGASGSLAKLPYGSYTVTLNLPCGPENVTKVIDATFAEIRKLQQNGPEAADLAKVRQNWTNVHRRALTENGWWLAQMQMAVVNGDDPASILEFEKRMAALGAADVQAAAQRYFDFGNYVQVVMNPEAK from the coding sequence ATGAAATCAGTTCCCCTGCGCCTGACCGCCGTGTTTGCGCTATTCAGTTGCGCGCTGCTGGCGCGTGGCGCCGACCTGCCCGCCCCTGACGACAAGCTGCCGGTGTCGCCGCTTGTCAAGGTCGGCAAGCTGCCCAATGGCCTGACCTACTACATCCAGAAGAACGCACGGCCGGCCAAGAAACTGGAACTGCGCCTCGTCGTCAAGGCGGGATCGATCCTGGAAGACGACGACCAGCAGGGACTCGCGCACTTCACGGAACACATGGCGTTCAACGGCAGCACGCATTTCAAGCGCCATGAACTGATCGACTATCTGCAGACGAACGGCGTCAAGTTCGGGCGCGACCTGAACGCCTACACGAGTTTCGACGAAACGGTCTACATCCTGCCGATCCCCACCGACAAGAAGCAAGTGGTCGAACAGGGCTTCCTCGTGCTGGAGGACTGGGCCCATGGCCTGAAATTCAATGAAGCCGATATCGACAGCGAGCGTGGCATCGTGCTGGAGGAGCTTCGCCTGGGCAAGGGGGCGAACGACCGCATGAACAAGCTGCTGTATCCGAAGCTGTTCAACGGCTCGCGCTACGCCGAGCGTCTGCCCATCGGCAAAGCCGACGTGCTGCGCACTTTCAAGCCAGAAGCGATTCGCCGCTTTTACCAGGACTGGTACCGGCCCGACCTGATGGCGGTGATCGCCGTGGGCGACATCGATCCGCAGGAAGCGGAGCGGTTGATCAAGGCCCATTTCGGCAAGCTGAAAAACCCGGAGAACGCGCGTCCGCGCGAGTATCCCGTCATCCCGGAACGCAAGGACGACGAAGGCGTCGTCGTGACGGACAGGGAAGCGCCGGCGGACGTGCTGTACATCCGCTATCCCATCGAAGCGCATGCCGAGGCGACCACGCTGGCGGGCTACCGCGCCGACCTGGTCGAGAAGCTGTACGGGATGATGCTGAGCCAGCGCATGATGGAACTGACGCAGCAGGCCGACCCGCCATTCATCCAGGGCGGCAGCGGCCGCGGCAAGGTGGTGCGCGGGCACCGCTCGTTCAGCGCCACCGCGCTGCTGGGCAAGGGCGGTCCGATCCCCGCCATCAACGCGCTGGTGCAGGAAAGCGAGCGGGCGCGCCAGTTCGGCTTCTCCGCCGCGGAACTGGAGCGCGCCAAGAAAGGCATGTTGCGCAACTACGAACGCATGTACAGCGAGCGCGATAAATCCGATTCCGCCGTATTCGTCGCCGAGTACGTGCGCAACTTCCTCGAAGGCGAGGCGATGCCCGGCATCGAAAACGAGTACGCCTATGCCAACCGGATGATCCCGGGCATCACGCTGGAGGAGGTCAACGCGGCCGTGCGCAAGGCGCTGCCGGCCGACGACAAGAAGCTGGTCATCCTGATGGGGACCGAGAAGGAGACGCCGCCACCGACGCCGGCCGAGCTGCTGGCCGCCGTGGAGACGGCGCGCAAGACGGCCGTCAGCGCGCGCGTGGAGAAGAAGTATGCCGCCAACCTGATCGACAAGCCGCCGGTGGCCGGCAGCATCGTCGCAGAACGGCAGCTGCCGGCGCTGGGCGTGACGGAGCTGACGCTGTCGAACGGTATCAAGGTGATGTTGAAGCCCACCGACTTCCGCAACGACCAGATCCTGATGAGCGCCACGCGCTTCGGCGGCCAGTTCCTGTACGGCGACGCGGACATCCCGAATGCCCGCTATGCCAGCGCGCTGGCGGCGCAGATGGGCGTGCTCGATTACCCGCCGTCGGACCTGCAGAAGATGCTGGCGGGACGCAGCCTGACGGTGTCCGTGGCGATGGGCGACCTGACGGAGAATGTCAGCGGCACGGCCGGCAACAGCGACCTGGAGACATTGCTGCAGATGACGTATGCGCGCCTGACGGCGCCGCGCCGCGACGAGGCGTTGTTCAAGTCCTTCATCGGCCGCCAGCGCGACATGGCGCGCAGCAACTGGGCCCGTCCCGAGGCGGAATACGGCAATGCGATCCGCGTGGCCCTGTACGGCGACAACCCGCGCGTGCCCGGCATGCCGCGGCCGCAGGACTTCGACAAGGTCGACCTGGACCGCTCGCTGCAGATCTATCGCGAACGCTTCGGCAGCGCGAAGGGCTGGACGTTCTTCTTTGTCGGCAGCTTCGATCCCGTCAAGCTCAAGCCCTTGCTGGCGACATGGCTGGCCAGCCTGCCGACGCCGGACATCCCCATCGAGATGCGCGACCGGAACCTGCGGCCCGTGCGCGGCGTCGTCACGAAGGAAGTCAGGCGCGGCAAGGAATCGAAGAGTGCGGTGACGGTGGTCTTCACGGGCAACGCCGCGTTCTCGCAGATGGAAGGCATGCGCCTTGCGGCCGCCGTCGAAGTGCTGAACCTGAAGCTGACCGAGGTGCTGCGCGAGAAGCTGGGCCTGATCTACGGCGGCGGGGCCAGCGGCTCGCTCGCCAAGCTCCCGTACGGCAGCTATACCGTGACCCTGAATCTGCCGTGCGGCCCGGAGAACGTGACGAAGGTGATCGATGCCACGTTTGCCGAAATCCGCAAGCTGCAGCAAAACGGGCCGGAAGCTGCCGACCTGGCCAAGGTGCGCCAGAACTGGACCAACGTGCACCGCCGCGCGCTGACGGAAAACGGCTGGTGGCTGGCACAGATGCAGATGGCGGTCGTCAACGGCGACGACCCGGCATCGATCCTGGAATTCGAGAAGCGGATGGCGGCGCTGGGCGCCGCCGACGTGCAGGCGGCCGCGCAGCGCTACTTCGACTTCGGCAACTACGTCCAGGTCGTGATGAACCCGGAGGCGAAATAA
- a CDS encoding AraC family transcriptional regulator, which translates to MTTALLQSATVDAIRPALAGRVAGSYLQPLLEAATARDVGPAALARAAGLAADALDTVPAQLPATDYLRLLDAGAELGRDPHFGLHVGERVKVGTFSAYGLILLSCRDFGQAFDQTIRYEALAHDLGRSSLVVDGDEAAYSWRSHFPGAHRHLADSVFAGVRVFGNWLAGARLPAPTLELMHDGGDPAGHDEYRRVFGTVPRFGAATNTARFDAALLARPVPNADVALYPVLQRHIEGLLRQRTNAPGIVEQVCDAIIVRLPHGQARLPAVALQLGLTPRTLQRKLADAGTSYQRVLDETRFALARDYLGRPGLSLLEITSLLGYQEQSAFNHAFREWAGVNPGAWRSGRHVE; encoded by the coding sequence ATGACAACTGCCTTGCTCCAATCCGCCACCGTCGATGCCATCCGTCCCGCCCTCGCCGGCCGGGTCGCCGGCTCCTACCTGCAACCGCTGCTGGAAGCGGCAACCGCGCGCGACGTCGGTCCCGCGGCGCTGGCCCGCGCGGCGGGGCTCGCCGCCGATGCCCTCGATACAGTGCCCGCGCAGCTGCCCGCGACCGACTATCTGCGGCTGCTCGATGCCGGCGCCGAGCTGGGACGCGACCCGCATTTCGGCCTGCACGTGGGCGAACGGGTCAAGGTGGGCACGTTCAGCGCATATGGTCTCATCCTGCTCAGTTGCCGCGACTTCGGCCAGGCGTTCGACCAGACCATCCGTTACGAAGCGCTGGCCCATGACCTGGGCCGTTCCAGCCTGGTCGTGGATGGGGACGAGGCGGCCTACAGCTGGCGCAGCCACTTCCCGGGTGCGCACCGGCACCTGGCGGACAGCGTGTTCGCCGGCGTGCGCGTCTTCGGCAACTGGCTGGCCGGCGCGAGGCTGCCCGCCCCCACGCTGGAGCTGATGCACGATGGCGGCGACCCGGCCGGCCACGACGAGTACCGCCGCGTGTTCGGCACCGTGCCCCGCTTCGGCGCCGCGACCAATACGGCGCGCTTCGATGCGGCGCTGCTGGCGCGCCCGGTGCCGAACGCGGATGTAGCGCTGTATCCCGTGCTGCAGCGCCATATCGAAGGGCTGCTGCGCCAGCGCACGAACGCGCCCGGCATCGTGGAACAGGTGTGCGACGCCATCATCGTCCGCCTCCCGCATGGCCAGGCGCGGCTGCCGGCGGTGGCGCTCCAACTAGGGCTCACACCACGCACGCTGCAGCGCAAGCTGGCCGATGCCGGCACGAGCTACCAAAGGGTGCTGGACGAGACCCGCTTTGCGCTGGCGCGCGATTACCTGGGGCGTCCCGGACTTTCGCTGCTGGAGATCACTTCCCTGCTGGGTTATCAGGAGCAGAGTGCGTTCAATCATGCTTTTCGGGAGTGGGCTGGAGTGAATCCGGGGGCCTGGCGCTCCGGGCGCCACGTGGAGTGA
- a CDS encoding SRPBCC family protein has protein sequence MLKKILLGLVVIATVLVALALTRPDTFEVRRSIAVNAPAAKIAGYLNDFHQWTVWSPWERLDPAMRRTYSGPPRGQGAVYAWSGNDKVGEGRMEIVDDGAPTRIVIKVDFVKPFASQAQTVFELTPQGSGTVVTWTMSGPTPFISKLVGLFASMDDMIGDDVDEGLRRLKAAAEGS, from the coding sequence ATGCTGAAGAAAATTTTGCTGGGCCTCGTCGTCATCGCAACAGTGCTTGTGGCGCTGGCGCTGACGCGGCCCGATACGTTCGAAGTACGGCGCTCGATCGCCGTCAACGCGCCGGCGGCAAAGATCGCCGGCTACCTGAACGATTTCCACCAGTGGACGGTCTGGTCGCCCTGGGAGCGCCTCGATCCGGCCATGCGCCGCACGTACTCCGGGCCGCCACGGGGGCAGGGCGCGGTGTACGCATGGAGCGGGAACGACAAGGTGGGCGAGGGCCGCATGGAAATCGTCGACGACGGCGCGCCGACGCGCATCGTCATCAAGGTCGATTTCGTCAAGCCGTTCGCCTCGCAGGCGCAGACCGTCTTCGAACTCACGCCGCAAGGTAGCGGCACCGTGGTGACGTGGACGATGTCCGGGCCGACGCCGTTCATCTCCAAACTCGTCGGCCTGTTCGCCAGCATGGACGACATGATCGGCGACGATGTCGACGAGGGGCTGCGCCGGCTGAAGGCCGCGGCCGAAGGGTCATGA
- the ribB gene encoding 3,4-dihydroxy-2-butanone-4-phosphate synthase translates to MPGRIAAALDAMRAGVPVILLDDFDRENEADLIVAAEKLTNETMALLIRECSGIVCLCLTADRVRELELPPMAPENGSRYGTPFTVSIEAREGVTTGVSAQDRVTTIRAATAPGAQPADVVRPGHVFPLRATPGGVLARAGHTEGSVDLAILAGLQPAAVLCELMNPDGTMMRGAAIEAFAALHRMPILTIAELIAWRRGQS, encoded by the coding sequence CTGCCGGGGCGCATTGCCGCGGCGCTCGACGCCATGCGCGCCGGCGTACCGGTCATCCTGCTGGACGATTTCGACCGCGAGAACGAGGCGGACCTGATCGTCGCCGCCGAAAAACTCACCAATGAGACGATGGCCCTCCTGATCCGCGAATGCAGCGGCATCGTCTGCCTGTGCCTGACGGCCGACCGCGTGCGCGAACTGGAACTGCCGCCGATGGCGCCGGAGAACGGCAGCCGCTACGGCACGCCGTTCACGGTGTCGATCGAGGCGCGCGAGGGCGTCACCACCGGCGTCTCGGCGCAAGACCGGGTGACGACGATCCGCGCCGCCACGGCACCGGGCGCGCAGCCGGCCGACGTGGTGCGGCCCGGCCACGTGTTCCCGCTGCGTGCCACGCCGGGCGGCGTGCTGGCGCGGGCCGGCCATACGGAAGGTTCCGTCGACCTGGCGATCCTGGCCGGCCTGCAGCCGGCCGCCGTGCTGTGCGAGCTGATGAACCCCGACGGGACGATGATGCGCGGCGCCGCCATCGAGGCGTTTGCCGCCCTCCATCGCATGCCGATCCTGACGATCGCGGAGCTGATCGCCTGGCGCCGCGGGCAATCGTAA
- a CDS encoding cytochrome P450: MDRANLSPSVPPVMPPALLQPAVRLAADGPPPTRRVRDLPAPQGSPIIGNMRQLDGAYFHRTLENWARELGPLFRFTVLNRSMVVSSDRTALTALMRERPDLIRRGARTSAMMEEAITPGVFSAEGDDWRQQRKLVMRALTPEVVHNFFPTLAALTERLRLRWARAAAEGRRIDVLRDLKAWTLDVTIGLAMGHDSDTLQQEDNPLQRDIELVFARIASRLTTPVPYWRVFRLAVDRESDAAAQRISDAVAGFIAIARRKMEANPALRARPSNMLEALVAARDEPGSGFTDQAVIGNAITMVFAGEDTTSNTIGWLLDFLVRHPEQLAGVTREADGILGTGNVVQDHRLLDNMPYLDAAIREAMRLKPVAPFMILEPVADIVMDDTLIPAGMPIFTLLRHSFERENTLTNPELFQPERWLAQGTAGADDPARKLFPFGGGPRFCPGRYLAMAEMKMAMSMLAHGFTPLLDPAAPPVEERFTFTMTPSVLPVLLRPR, encoded by the coding sequence ATGGACCGCGCGAACCTGTCCCCATCGGTGCCTCCCGTCATGCCGCCTGCGCTGCTGCAGCCGGCGGTGCGCCTTGCCGCGGACGGACCGCCACCCACGCGCCGCGTGCGTGACCTGCCCGCGCCGCAAGGATCGCCCATCATCGGCAACATGCGCCAGCTCGATGGCGCGTACTTCCACCGTACTCTGGAGAACTGGGCGCGCGAGCTGGGACCGCTGTTCCGCTTCACGGTCCTGAACCGCTCGATGGTCGTGTCGTCCGATCGCACGGCGTTGACGGCGCTGATGCGCGAGCGGCCCGACCTGATCCGGCGCGGAGCCCGTACGTCGGCCATGATGGAGGAAGCCATCACGCCGGGCGTGTTCAGCGCCGAGGGCGACGACTGGCGCCAGCAGCGCAAGCTGGTAATGCGCGCGCTGACGCCGGAGGTGGTGCACAACTTCTTTCCGACACTGGCGGCGCTGACCGAGAGGTTGCGGCTGCGCTGGGCCAGGGCCGCGGCGGAAGGGCGGCGGATCGACGTGCTGCGCGACCTAAAGGCATGGACGCTGGACGTGACGATCGGCCTGGCGATGGGCCACGACAGCGACACGCTGCAGCAGGAAGACAACCCGCTGCAGCGCGATATCGAACTGGTGTTTGCCCGCATCGCGTCTCGCCTGACGACGCCGGTACCGTACTGGCGCGTGTTCCGCCTGGCGGTGGACCGCGAGTCCGACGCGGCCGCGCAGCGCATCAGCGATGCCGTCGCCGGCTTCATCGCCATCGCCCGCAGGAAGATGGAGGCCAATCCTGCCCTGCGGGCCAGGCCGTCGAACATGCTCGAAGCGCTGGTGGCGGCCCGCGACGAGCCGGGCTCCGGCTTCACGGACCAGGCGGTGATCGGCAATGCCATCACGATGGTCTTTGCCGGCGAGGACACCACCTCCAACACGATCGGCTGGCTGCTGGACTTCCTTGTACGCCACCCGGAACAGCTGGCAGGAGTGACCCGCGAGGCCGACGGGATACTGGGCACGGGCAACGTGGTGCAGGACCATCGCCTGCTGGACAACATGCCGTACCTGGACGCGGCCATCCGCGAAGCGATGCGCCTCAAGCCCGTGGCGCCGTTCATGATCCTGGAGCCGGTGGCTGACATCGTCATGGACGACACGCTGATCCCGGCGGGCATGCCGATCTTCACATTGCTGCGCCACAGTTTCGAGCGGGAGAATACACTGACCAACCCGGAGCTGTTCCAGCCCGAACGGTGGCTGGCGCAGGGCACGGCGGGCGCGGACGATCCGGCGCGCAAGCTGTTCCCGTTCGGCGGCGGCCCGCGCTTCTGCCCGGGGCGCTACCTGGCGATGGCGGAAATGAAGATGGCGATGTCGATGCTGGCGCACGGTTTCACGCCGCTGCTGGACCCGGCAGCGCCGCCGGTGGAGGAACGCTTCACGTTTACCATGACGCCGAGTGTGCTGCCGGTGCTGCTGCGGCCGCGCTGA